In the genome of Raphanus sativus cultivar WK10039 chromosome 4, ASM80110v3, whole genome shotgun sequence, one region contains:
- the LOC108852639 gene encoding uncharacterized protein LOC108852639: protein MLSSFRIPSMGTQPAAFAAKITDTTKTVAQLKSAATPAPHSTVTCGYQAHVAGFFRNVTVLWSKNLMNHSLTVMVSSLDNDMNYCCKIDLVKPWQFWSKRGSKSFEVEGNFVEVFWDLRSAKLSGNGSPQPVSEYYVAIVSDEEVVLLLGDLKHKAYKRTKSRPALVEGFMYFKKESIFGKKTFSTRARFDEQRKEHEVVVESSNDEKDPEMWISVDGIVVVHVKSLQWKFRGNVMVLVDRTPVMVYYDVHDWLFGSSESTASSGLFLFKPVAVGTMVEECFSDAEEGDSGGGSSPLSRYNSAASSGYGPLHDFCLFLYAWKLE from the coding sequence ATGTTATCTTCTTTTCGAATCCCATCCATGGGAACCCAGCCGGCGGCATTCGCAGCTAAAATAACAGACACCACAAAGACCGTGGCGCAACTCAAGTCAGCTGCGACCCCCGCGCCTCACAGCACCGTCACGTGCGGTTACCAAGCTCACGTGGCGGGCTTCTTCCGCAACGTCACGGTTTTATGGTCCAAGAACCTCATGAACCATTCCCTCACCGTCATGGTCTCGAGTCTAGACAACGACATGAACTACTGCTGCAAGATCGACCTCGTGAAGCCGTGGCAGTTCTGGAGCAAAAGAGGATCGAAATCGTTCGAGGTGGAAGGAAACTTCGTGGAGGTCTTCTGGGATCTGAGGTCGGCGAAGCTGTCGGGAAACGGTAGCCCCCAGCCGGTGTCAGAGTACTACGTGGCGATAGTTTCGGACGAAGAGGTTGTCTTGTTGTTGGGAGACTTGAAGCATAAAGCTTACAAGAGGACGAAGTCAAGACCCGCGTTGGTCGAAGGGTTTATGTATTTCAAGAAAGAGAGCATATTTGGGAAGAAAACGTTTTCGACGAGAGCGAGATTCGACGAGCAGAGGAAGGAACATGAAGTGGTGGTGGAGAGCTCGAACGATGAGAAAGATCCGGAGATGTGGATAAGCGTGGATGGGATCGTGGTGGTGCACGTGAAGAGTCTGCAGTGGAAGTTTAGAGGAAATGTGATGGTGTTGGTGGACAGAACTCCTGTGATGGTGTACTACGATGTGCATGATTGGTTGTTTGGGAGTTCGGAGTCGACGGCGAGCTCAGGCCTGTTTTTGTTTAAGCCTGTGGCGGTTGGAACGATGGTGGAGGAGTGTTTTAGCGATGCGGAGGAAGGAGATAGCGGAGGAGGGAGTAGTCCTTTGAGTCGGTACAATTCAGCAGCATCTAGTGGTTATGGGCCATTGCATgacttttgtttgtttctttatgCTTGGAAACTTGAGTGA
- the LOC108849801 gene encoding heavy metal-associated isoprenylated plant protein 16 isoform X2 — MKQKILFRVTMTDDKTRAKAMTKAVQFKGVSAVEIKGDHRNQIEVTGTEVDMIGLTKRLRKKVAFAELVSVSKVEPPKKPDEKKDGDKKDGDKKDGDKKDGDKKDGDKKDGDKKDGDKKKEEEKKPVPCCKPCPPPCKPCPPPSNPCPPPPPCYPSPQGYGVPSAFPYPCNPNSYIGEPVYNQEPGCTIL, encoded by the exons ATGAag CAAAAGATCTTGTTTAGAGTGACTATGACTGATGACAAGACCCGAGCAAAAGCTATGACCAAAGCAGTTCAGTTTAAAG GTGTGTCAGCGGTGGAGATAAAAGGCGATCACAGGAACCAGATAGAGGTGACCGGTACTGAAGTTGATATGATCGGCCTCACCAAAAGGCTGAGAAAGAAGGTAGCCTTTGCAGAGCTTGTAAGCGTAAGCAAAGTCGAACCTCCAAAGAAACCAGATGAGAAGAAGGACGGTGACAAAAAGGACGGTGACAAAAAAGACGGTGACAAAAAAGATGGTGATAAGAAAGATGGCGATAAAAAGGATGGCGATAAGAAAGATGGAgacaagaagaaggaagaggagaagaagccCGTGCCATGTTGTAAACCATGCCCGCCGCCATGTAAACCATGCCCGCCGCCATCTAATCCatgtcctcctcctcctccctgTTATCCATCTCCTCAAGGATACGGTGTACCGTCCGCCTTTCCCTACCCGTGCAACCCCAACAGTTACATAGGGGAACCAGTTTATAATCAGGAACCCGGTTGCACGATCCTGTGA
- the LOC108852543 gene encoding polygalacturonase inhibitor 2-like, whose protein sequence is MDKTNTLLFSLFALLLTTSSSKDLCHKDDKNALLKIKKAMNDPYAMISWDSKDDCCTWVAVECGDATLNHRVTTLVIQNDGVSAQIPPEVGDLPYLQTIIFHKLPNLTGEIPPTIVKLRYLRYLWLSWNSLTGPVPEFLSQLKNLEYINLSFNNLSGSIPGSLSLLPKLGYLELSRNKLTGKIPESFGSFKGVVPDLFLSHNQLSGSIPKSLGNLDFNRIDLSRNKLEGDASMMFGAKKTAWSIDLSRNKFQFDISKVIVATTVNNLVLNHNGLTGSIPVQWTQLSLQTFNVSYNRLCGRIPQGGDLQRFDAYAYLHNKCLCGAPLRSCNKII, encoded by the exons ATGGATAAGACAAACACATTGCTCTTTTCCTTGTTTGCTCTCCTCCTCACGACATCTTCATCCAAAGACCTATGTCACAAAGACGACAAAAACGCCCTCCTCAAGATCAAAAAAGCCATGAACGACCCTTATGCCATGATCTCCTGGGACTCCAAGGACGACTGCTGCACTTGGGTCGCCGTTGAATGCGGCGACGCAACTCTTAACCACCGGGTCACTACTCTAGTCATACAAAACGATGGTGTCTCAGCTCAGATCCCTCCTGAAGTCGGCGACTTACCGTATTTACAAACCATCATATTCCACAAACTCCCTAACCTCACTGGTGAAATTCCACCCACCATCGTCAAGCTCAGGTATCTCCGTTATCTCTGGCTCAGCTGGAACAGCCTGACCGGCCCGGTTCCTGAATTTCTGAGTCAGCTGAAGAATCTAGAGTACATAAACCTTTCCTTTAATAACCTCTCTGGCTCCATACCCGGTTCTCTCTCTTTGTTACCTAAACTAGGGTATCTTGAACTAAGCAGGAACAAGCTTACAG GTAAGATACCAGAGTCATTTGGATCGTTTAAAGGAGTGGTACCTGACCTTTTCCTATCACACAACCAGCTATCCGGTTCAATACCAAAATCACTAGGCAACCTTGATTTTAACCGGATCGATTTATCCCGTAACAAGCTTGAAGGCGATGCATCGATGATGTTTGGAGCCAAAAAGACGGCATGGTCCATTGATTTATCGAGAAACAAGTTCCAGTTCGATATTTCCAAGGTTATAGTGGCAACGACAGTTAATAACTTAGTCTTGAATCACAATGGGCTCACAGGGAGTATCCCGGTTCAGTGGACCCAACTTAGTCTTCAGACTTTCAATGTTAGCTACAACAGACTGTGTGGACGCATTCCCCAGGGAGGAGACCTTCAGAGATTTGATGCTTATGCCTATCTTCACAACAAGTGCTTGTGTGGTGCACCTCTTCGGAGTTGTAACAAGATAATTTAA
- the LOC108849801 gene encoding heavy metal-associated isoprenylated plant protein 16 isoform X1: MKQKILFRVTMTDDKTRAKAMTKAVQFKGKKTFSHSKVDVRSNAMGLYIGVSAVEIKGDHRNQIEVTGTEVDMIGLTKRLRKKVAFAELVSVSKVEPPKKPDEKKDGDKKDGDKKDGDKKDGDKKDGDKKDGDKKDGDKKKEEEKKPVPCCKPCPPPCKPCPPPSNPCPPPPPCYPSPQGYGVPSAFPYPCNPNSYIGEPVYNQEPGCTIL, encoded by the exons ATGAag CAAAAGATCTTGTTTAGAGTGACTATGACTGATGACAAGACCCGAGCAAAAGCTATGACCAAAGCAGTTCAGTTTAAAGGTAAGAAGACCTTCTCTCACTCAAAAGTAGATGTTCGATCTAACGCTATGGGTTTATATATAGGTGTGTCAGCGGTGGAGATAAAAGGCGATCACAGGAACCAGATAGAGGTGACCGGTACTGAAGTTGATATGATCGGCCTCACCAAAAGGCTGAGAAAGAAGGTAGCCTTTGCAGAGCTTGTAAGCGTAAGCAAAGTCGAACCTCCAAAGAAACCAGATGAGAAGAAGGACGGTGACAAAAAGGACGGTGACAAAAAAGACGGTGACAAAAAAGATGGTGATAAGAAAGATGGCGATAAAAAGGATGGCGATAAGAAAGATGGAgacaagaagaaggaagaggagaagaagccCGTGCCATGTTGTAAACCATGCCCGCCGCCATGTAAACCATGCCCGCCGCCATCTAATCCatgtcctcctcctcctccctgTTATCCATCTCCTCAAGGATACGGTGTACCGTCCGCCTTTCCCTACCCGTGCAACCCCAACAGTTACATAGGGGAACCAGTTTATAATCAGGAACCCGGTTGCACGATCCTGTGA
- the LOC108849742 gene encoding zinc finger protein CONSTANS-LIKE 10, giving the protein MGYMCDFCGEQRSMVHCRSDAACLCLSCDRNVHSANALSKRHSRTLICERCNAQPASVRCSDERVSLCQNCDWLGHNTGANSHHKKQTINCYSGCPSSEELASIWSFCLDLDFSEGGGRSACEQGMGLMTIDEGTGEKRTGVQDGNVDQPGTSSAAQGVDRSSVPESSTLAKGVGVSEDDFCGNLIMDEMDLAFEKYDELFGTAYNSSKDLFEHGGLESLFEKHEGKIMQQQPAESNAASGDSFMTCRTEPIICFSSQPAHSNISFSGATGEANDIQDCGVSSSMQQVSREPPPWCPPTAQEISATTRNNAVIRYKEKKKARKFDKRVRYVSRKERADVRRRVKGRFVKSGEAYDYDPLSPTRSY; this is encoded by the exons atgggTTACATGTGTGACTTCTGCGGTGAACAAAGATCAATGGTTCACTGCCGCTCTGACGCAGCGTGTCTGTGCCTTTCCTGCGACCGTAACGTTCATTCCGCCAATGCTTTATCAAAACGTCACTCGAGGACTTTGATATGCGAGCGTTGCAACGCACAGCCGGCCTCTGTTCGGTGCAGCGACGAGAGGGTTTCTCTCTGTCAGAACTGTGACTGGTTAGGCCACAACACGGGAGCTAATTCGCATCATAAGAAGCAAACCATCAACTGCTACTCTGGCTGCCCTTCTAGTGAGGAGCTTGCGTCGATATGGTCTTTCTGTTTGGATTTGGATTTCTCTGAAGGTGGTGGACGGTCTGCTTGTGAGCAAGGGATGGGTTTGATGACTATAGATGAAGGCACAGGAGAGAAGAGAACAGGTGTACAAGATGGTAATGTTGATCAGCCTGGAACTAGCTCTGCTGCACAAGGTGTGGACCGTTCTAGTGTTCCGGAAAGTTCCACATTGGCTAAG GGTGTTGGAGTGTCTGAAGATGACTTTTGTGGCAATCTCATAATGGATGAAATGGACTTGGCTTTTGAGAAGTATGATGAGCTCTTTGGTACTGCTTACAACTCTTCAAAAGATCTCTTTGAACATGGTGGACTTGAAAGTCTTTTCGAGAAACATGAG GGAAAGATAATGCAGCAGCAGCCAGCAGAAAGCAATGCTGCATCTGGAGATTCGTTCATGACTTGTAGAACCGAGCCGATCATTTGTTTCTCATCGCAGCCAGCTCATTCGAATATATCCTTCTCTGGTGCCACGGGAGAAGCTAATGATATTCAAGATTGTGGAGTGTCATCATCGATGCAGCAGGTTTCGAGAGAGCCACCACCGTGGTGCCCTCCAACAGCACAGGAGATCAGTGCAACAACACGTAACAACGCTGTTATAcgttataaagaaaagaagaaggcTCGCAA gtTTGACAAGCGAGTGAGGTATGTCTCTAGGAAAGAAAGAGCTGATGTGAGACGGCGTGTGAAGGGACGGTTCGTCAAGTCGGGTGAAGCTTATGATTACGACCCTCTGAGCCCAACAAGAAGCTACTGA